The following nucleotide sequence is from Deltaproteobacteria bacterium.
TGGCAGTGGGCGGCTTGGGGCAAGCATCCCGTGGCCAGGGACTATTTCTCGGTCGGTCCAAAGGCCCCGTTAGTGAAGGCCTTTTCCGATTGGGTGGAAAAAGGTTATCAGGCTCTCAGTTCAAAAGGGCGCCATGTTTCCAACCTTTGCTCGTGGCGTTTTTGGGCGAGAGGGCCCAGGAAAGAGACCCTTGTTTGTGGCGTTGCAAGGGACAGCAGTGACAGTGTTGGCCGGCCATATCCCCTCTTGATCATGGGAACAGGCCCCCTGGAAGGGTGGGGAGATCAGTGGGATCTCTTGCCCTTGGCCTGCGAAAAGACCTGGAATCAAATGGAGTATCTGTCCGCAAAAAGGTTTGCGGAATTTGAACAGTTTGAAGATGATGTTCAGATCATAAAGCCGCCTTATCCTGAATGGTCGGAGTTTAGATCTGTAAGTCGAAGTCTGGAGAAATGGAATGACAGGGGGTTGGAAAACAAGGTTGCAGGCCTTTCACAAGAGATGGACTTCTGTGTCCCGCTCGATGGAGGGCCGTCTGATGACCCACGTACGCTTGCAGGTCTTTGGCATGCCCTGCTGAAGGCCCGCATCAACGATGTTCCCAATGCCATCTTTATGGGCGGGGGTTCAGACGGGACGTATTTAGCTGTTTTTAAGCGGGCTTTGGCGCCCACTGACTTTGTCCGGCTGTGGTCAGGGTCTGGGAAAAAGTTGGCGGTCTGAGGTTACAGGTTGGAGGCAGAGGCGCCGCTGGCGTTGTTGGAGGTTATCTGCCACATAGGGACTGAGCAAAATGGAGCTATTGTCACTCGGTAAAGAACCTATCAGTGCAGATCAACCGACAGGCTCGGATGTGCGGTATGAGCCGGAGTTTGAGGAGCTTCAGGCGGAAATCGATAAGCTGTCCAATCCTACTGCTTCGGATAGAACGGACTGGAAAAAAGTGAATAAGCTTGCCTCCGAGATTTTAGCAACCAAAGGAAAGGATCTCTTGGTGGCAAGCTATCTGGCTGTGGCCCAAATTCATATGAGTCAGATAGAAGGATTGGCGGTTGGTTTAAAGATATATCGCGATCTTTTGGAGCAATTTTGGGATGATCTGTTTCCAGCAAAAAAACGTATGAGGGGACGTATCGCGGCCATAGAATGGTGGCTCGAAAAAAGTGAGGGGGCACTGGAGTCGTTGAAGCCCGCACCTCTTCCTGCTGAGAAGATTGAAGAATTCAGGCAAGAAGTTCAGCAGATCGACGAGCTTTTGCAGGGATATTTGGACGAGGCTCCCTTGCTGAGGCCCATTGAAAGGTCGATAGACAGCATACCCGTGCAGGCAGAAAAGAAGCCAGAGCCCGAGGTGCCGTCCTCCGATGAGAAGGCAGAACCCCAGGCACCACCGAAGCCCGAGACCGGGAAGCCCCAAAAGGTAGCCCCTCCGGCAGAGCCAGAAGAGATCGTTTCTGAGAAAGACGCCCAAAAGCTGTTGCGGGGCGCCCTTCAAACCATGCGTCGAGCAGCTGACTGCTTCTACAACGAGGATCTATCCAATGCCCAGGCGTATCGGTGGAGAAGGATAGCAGGGTGGTCGATGATTCAAGCCCTTCCGCCGGCCACAGATGGCCGGACCGATATTCCGCCTCCGTTACAGCATGAGACTATTCAGAGTGATTTGAAAGGGCTGAAAGACAAAGGAAATTGGGAAGCCTTGCTGCGAGCAGCAGAAGAAAGATTCCAAGGGGCTTTGCTTTGGCTGGATTTGAATCGGTTTGTAGCAGAAGCATTGGCCGGTTTGGGAGATCAGTACCAGGATGCCCACGACACTGTTTGCCGGGAAACAGCTTATCTTGTTCATCGCATTCCGGGCATTGAAAGTCTATTGTTCTCAGATGGGACCCCCTTTGGTGACGCCGAGACGCAGCAATGGCTCAAGGGCATCGGGCTTGGAGGAGGAACCTCAGTGGCTGAACCGCTTGGGACGGCTGGCGCCGCAGAGGGTGAGCATATGGCGGAAACGATCCAGAAGGCCCATGTCCTGGCAAAGAAGAAAAAGCTCATAGAAGCTGTCACGTCTCTCCAACAAGAAATTCGTGGCAGTTTTTCCAAGAGGCGGCGTCTATTGTGGCGTCTGGGATTGTCTCAGGTATTGATGAACTCCAAACAACCAAAGCTTGCCGTGCCCCACCTGGAAGCGATTCTTGATGACATTGAGATATACAGACTGGAGGACTGGGACCCGGATCTGGCGTTAGAAGGACTTAAGATAGTGTGGCTCGGGCTTAAAGTGCATACGGACAAAGCAGAAAAGGATCGGTCTGCCGATATTTTGAACCGTATCGCAAAGCTTGATCCGGCCGAGGCATTGCGGTTGGGGAAATGATAGGGAAGTGTTGGTTAAATTGGTTTAATCGGTTTCTAGACTCATATAGTCATTTATAATAACTTATAACAAACAAAGGAGGTACTTATGGCTAAAGAAGCATCAGTTGCCCCGAGAGAACGGGTGAATATCGTCTATCGCCCGGCCACCGGTGATGCCCGGGAAGAGGTGGAGCTTCCTCTGAAGATCCTGGTCATGGGCGATTTTACGGGCAAAGAGGATGATCGCATGTTGGAGGAAAGAGAGCCTGTCAACATAGATAAGGACAACTTCGACGAAGTTCTTAAGGCGCAGAACATTGGATTGAGTGTGACCGTGCCCAACAAACTTTCCGGGGAGCCTGACGAAGACATGAACGTGTCCCTCAAGTTTGAATCCATGAAAGACTTTGGACCAGAGGCTATCGCCAAAAACACGCCTGAGTTGAATCGCCTCTTGGAACTCAGGGAAGCCTTGGGTTCTCTCAAGGGGCCGTTGAGCAACCTTCCTGATTTCCGGAAGAAGATTCAAGAACTCGTCAAAGATGAGGCGGCTCGGGAAAGACTACTCAAGGAACTGGGTGTACAAGACAAATAAGCAGACAGAGGAGGTGATTCTATGGCAGAAGAACAAGAACAGGCAGCTGCCCCGGCAGCCGAGGCGGTAGAAGAGGTTTCTATATTGGACGAGATTGTTAACGCCACCAAACTCCAACCTACGGATGAGGCGTACGGGGTGACGAAAAAGGGTGTGGAGGCTTTGATTGCTCAACTCCTTGAACCAGGGCGTGTTGTGCCCAAGATCTCCAAGGCCGTTGTCGACGACATGATCGCGGAAGTCGACAAAAAACTCAGCTTGCAGTTGGATGCCGTCTTGCACCACCCAGAGGTTCAGAAGCTCGAGTCTGGTTGGCGATCTTTGAAATTCCTGGTGGACAGAACCGACTTCAGGGAAAATATTAAGCTTGAAATTATTAACGTGAGCAAAGAGGACCTTTTGGAAGACTTTGAGGATTCTCCTGAGGTTGTCAAGTCAGGGTTGTATAAGACGGCCTACACAGCAGAATACGGTCAGTTCGGTGGACAACCCTATGCTAATATGATTGGCAACTACGACTTCGGAGCGGGTCCGCAAGACATCAAGCTCCTTCAGTACCTCGGCAGCGTAGCAGCAATGGCTCACGCACCTTTTATTGCGGCTGCCGGTCCATCCATGTTTGGTCTTGACGATTTCAACGGTCTTCCTCAGCTTAAGGATCTCAAATCCATTTTTGAAGGCCCCCAGTATACGAAGTGGCAATCCTTCAGGGAGTCTGAAGATGCCCGCTACGTAGGTTTGGCACTGCCCCGGTTTTTGCTTCGTCTTCCCTATGGCCCGGACACCCAGCCTGTAAAGGCCTTCAACTA
It contains:
- the tagF gene encoding type VI secretion system-associated protein TagF; its protein translation is MLGSIESANAWQWAAWGKHPVARDYFSVGPKAPLVKAFSDWVEKGYQALSSKGRHVSNLCSWRFWARGPRKETLVCGVARDSSDSVGRPYPLLIMGTGPLEGWGDQWDLLPLACEKTWNQMEYLSAKRFAEFEQFEDDVQIIKPPYPEWSEFRSVSRSLEKWNDRGLENKVAGLSQEMDFCVPLDGGPSDDPRTLAGLWHALLKARINDVPNAIFMGGGSDGTYLAVFKRALAPTDFVRLWSGSGKKLAV
- the tssA gene encoding type VI secretion system protein TssA, which translates into the protein MELLSLGKEPISADQPTGSDVRYEPEFEELQAEIDKLSNPTASDRTDWKKVNKLASEILATKGKDLLVASYLAVAQIHMSQIEGLAVGLKIYRDLLEQFWDDLFPAKKRMRGRIAAIEWWLEKSEGALESLKPAPLPAEKIEEFRQEVQQIDELLQGYLDEAPLLRPIERSIDSIPVQAEKKPEPEVPSSDEKAEPQAPPKPETGKPQKVAPPAEPEEIVSEKDAQKLLRGALQTMRRAADCFYNEDLSNAQAYRWRRIAGWSMIQALPPATDGRTDIPPPLQHETIQSDLKGLKDKGNWEALLRAAEERFQGALLWLDLNRFVAEALAGLGDQYQDAHDTVCRETAYLVHRIPGIESLLFSDGTPFGDAETQQWLKGIGLGGGTSVAEPLGTAGAAEGEHMAETIQKAHVLAKKKKLIEAVTSLQQEIRGSFSKRRRLLWRLGLSQVLMNSKQPKLAVPHLEAILDDIEIYRLEDWDPDLALEGLKIVWLGLKVHTDKAEKDRSADILNRIAKLDPAEALRLGK
- the tssB gene encoding type VI secretion system contractile sheath small subunit, translated to MAKEASVAPRERVNIVYRPATGDAREEVELPLKILVMGDFTGKEDDRMLEEREPVNIDKDNFDEVLKAQNIGLSVTVPNKLSGEPDEDMNVSLKFESMKDFGPEAIAKNTPELNRLLELREALGSLKGPLSNLPDFRKKIQELVKDEAARERLLKELGVQDK
- the tssC gene encoding type VI secretion system contractile sheath large subunit, with the protein product MAEEQEQAAAPAAEAVEEVSILDEIVNATKLQPTDEAYGVTKKGVEALIAQLLEPGRVVPKISKAVVDDMIAEVDKKLSLQLDAVLHHPEVQKLESGWRSLKFLVDRTDFRENIKLEIINVSKEDLLEDFEDSPEVVKSGLYKTAYTAEYGQFGGQPYANMIGNYDFGAGPQDIKLLQYLGSVAAMAHAPFIAAAGPSMFGLDDFNGLPQLKDLKSIFEGPQYTKWQSFRESEDARYVGLALPRFLLRLPYGPDTQPVKAFNYEEDVSASHGDYMWGNAAFTFASRLTDSFAKYRWCANIIGPMGGGAVEDLPLHQFEAMGAVQTKIPTEVLISERREYELAEEGFMGLTMRKGSDNAAFFSANSVQKPKFFGISKEGKEAETNYKLGLQLPYMFVINRLAHYLKVIQRENIGTWKERGDLERELNTWITQYVANMENPAPEVRSRRPLRQAQVTVEDVEGEPGWYRVGLKVRPHFKYMGAFFTLSLVGKLDKD